From the Anguilla anguilla isolate fAngAng1 chromosome 8, fAngAng1.pri, whole genome shotgun sequence genome, one window contains:
- the gmpr gene encoding GMP reductase 1, producing the protein MPRVDADLKLDFKDVLFRPKRSSLKSRSEVDLQRTFTFRNSKQTYNGIPIIAANMDTTGTFEMAKVLSKHTLFTAIQKHYSVEEWKTFAANYPECLEHIAASSGSGQADLERLCAILEAVPLIKYICLDVANGYSEHFVEFVKVVRSKFPNHTIMAGNVVTGEMVEELILSGADIIKVGIGPGSVCTTRIKTGVGYPQLSAVIECADSAHGLKGHIISDGGCSCPGDVAKAFGAGADFVMMGGMLAGHDQCAGELIEKNGRKVKLFYGMSSDTAMKKYVGGVAEYRASEGRTVEVPYRGDVEDTIRDILGGLRSTCTYVGAAKLKELSRRTTFIRVTQQSSQMFT; encoded by the exons GTGGACCTACAGCGAACCTTCACATTCCGCAACTCCAAGCAGACCTACAATGGCATCCCTATCATTGCTGCCAACATGGACACCACGGGCACCTTTGAGATGGCCAAGGTGCTGAGCAAA CACACGCTCTTCACCGCCATTCAGAAACACTACTCTGTGGAGGAGTGGAAGACGTTTGCAGCCAACTACCCAGAATGCTTAGAG CACATAGCCGCTAGCTCTGGCAGTGGCCAGGCTGACCTGGAGAGGCTGTGCGCTATACTGGAAGCGGTGCCACTCATTAAGTACATCTGCCTGGATGTGGCAAACGGCTACTCGGAGCACTTCGTGGAGTTCGTCAAAGTAGTCCGGAGCAAGTTCCCCAACCACACGATCATG GCTGGCAATGTGGTGACGGGCGAGATGGTGGAGGAGCTAATCCTCTCCGGGGCTGACATCATCAAAGTGGGCATCGGGCCAG GTTCGGTGTGCACCACGCGCATCAAGACCGGAGTCGGTTACCCCCAGCTGAGCGCCGTGATCGAGTGCGCTGACTCCGCCCATGGGCTCAAAGGACACATCATCTCG GATGGAGGCTGCAGTTGTCCTGGCGACGTGGCTAAAGCATTCG GGGCTGGGGCCGACTTTGTGATGATGGGGGGAATGCTGGCGGGGCACGACCAGTGCGCCGGCGAGCTCATCGAGAAGAACGGCAGGAAGGTGAAGCTGTTCTACGGGATGAGCTCCGACACCGCCATGAAGAAATACGTGGGAGGCGTGGCCGAGTACAG GGCCTCTGAGGGAAGGACGGTGGAGGTGCCCTACAGGGGCGACGTGGAAGATACCATCCGGGACATCCTGGGGGGGCTGCGCTCCACCTGCACCTACGTGGGCGCGGCCAAACTGAAAGAGCTGAGCCGCAGGACCACCTTCATTAGAGTCACACAGCAGTCGAGCCAAATGTtcacctaa